CATGATGCGTGCGAGCGCTATGCGCTGCTGCTGCCCGCCGGAGAGCTGTGAGGGATAATGGTCCTCCAGTCCGGAGATGAAAAAGCGCCGCGCGATCTCCTGATAGCGCTCCTCCTTATTCGCGTTCCGCCCCGCGCCGTGCTCGAATACCGTCATGATATTCTGCCGTGTCGTCATATTGGGAAAGAGCGCGTAATTCTGAAACAGCAGCCCCGTCCGGCGCTGCTGCGGGCGGAGATTTATTCCTCTCTTAGAATCAAAAAAGGTCACGCCGTCAACGATGATCTGTCCCTCGTCGGGCGTTACGATGCCGGCGATGCACTTCAGCGTCATGCTTTTGCCGCAGCCTGAGCCGCCGAGCAGCGCGAGCACCTCGTTGCCGGCCTCAAAATCTACCTCGAGGGAAAAACTTCCGAGCCTCTTCTTAAAATTGACGATCGCGGACATTCCGGCCCCTCCCTACTTCCGTTCGAACTCTTCGCTCAGAGTGTGGTTCACTGCGCGGCCCTTGGGCTGCCTGTAGCTGTTTTCGAGCATATTCACCGCGACGAGCACGATGAAGGAGATCACCAGATTCACCATTACCCACTTATAGGCCGCCGCGTCGTTGCCCTCGCGCCAAAGCTGATAGACCGTCGTCGAGATCGTCGCCGTACGTCCCGGGATATAGCCGGTGACCATCGTCGTCGCGCCATATTCACCGAGGGCGCGCGCGAAGGCCAGCACCGTCGCCGCGAGAATGCCGTCCTTACAGTTCGGCACCATGATATGCCAGAAAATATAAGTGTTTGAAAGCCCCAGAGTTTGGGCGCTGTAGGTTAGATTATGGTCGAAGCCGTCAAAGGCTCCGCGTACCGTGCGGTACATCAGCGGGAAAGTCACGATCGCCGTCGCGAAGATCGCCGAATACCAGGTCATCGTGAGACGGAAGCCGAAAAGATCCATCACGACGGAGCCGATCGGTCCGAGCGGCCCGATCGTCTTCAGCAGGAAAAAACCGACCACCGTCGGCGGCAGTACCATCGGCAGCGTCAGCAGACAGTCCAGCACCCCCTTTGTGAACTTTGAGGTCTTAGAGATATAATAGGCGGCGCAGATGCCGGTAAAAAAAGTTAAAAAGGTAGAAATCCCCGCGATCCTCAGCGAGTTATATAAAGGAAACCAATCCAAAAAACGTCACTCCCCGCGGCCTGAACGCCGCCCGTTATTCTAAATCAATAGATAAAAAAAAGCCAATCATCAAGCCGCCGCGTCCGGCGGCCCCGCCAGCCTTACGGCGCGAAACAGAGGCTTGTCTGCCATGCCTACTGCCGTTTGCTTAATAAAAAAGGGACCGATATGTTTCGGCCCCTTCACACGAGGAGAGAGGAGAAGTCCTATTTGCCTGAATATTACTTCTCCGGAATAGCAAATCCTATCTTCTTAAATACGTTCGCGCAGGCGTCGCTCTTGAGGAACTTCACAAAAGCTTCGGCTGCCGCCTTATTCTTCGAATCCTTCATGATTGCCGCGGGATAGACGATCGGCTTATGCGTATCCTTCGGCGCCGAAGCTACCACCTCGACCGCGTCCGAGGTGGCCGCGTCGGTGCTGTAAACTACGCCGCAGCTGACTGCCGCCGCCGCCGTCTGCGCAAGGACCTCTTTGACGTTGCTTGCGAAGGTGATCTTATTCTCGGATTTCAGCTTGTCCCAGAGCCCCATATTCTTGAAAATCTCTTCCGAATACTGTCCCACGGGAACGTCGGAGTTGCCGAGGGCGATCAGCTTCACCTTGTCGGTGACGACATCCGAGAAATTATTGATGCCGGTCGCGTTCTTGCCCTTGGGAACGATAAGGACGACCTTATTGGCGACGATGTTGAAACGTGTTCCCGGCATTACGAATTTGTCGTTGATCGCGTTCATCTGCTTCTGTCCGGCGGAGATGAAGATGTCGCACTCCGCGCCCTGCTCGATCTGCGTCTTAAGCGTGCCGCTGGAGTCGAAGTTGTAGACGATCTTTACGTTGGGGTCTGCCTTCTGGTACATCTGCGCGATCTGGTTCATAGATTCCATCATCGAGGCCGCCGCAAAGACGGAAAGTTCTGTCGCCGCGAAGACGGGGGCCGCCGTGAGAATCACGGCGCAAACCAGCGCTAAAAACGATAATTTCTTCATAAAATTCGCTCCTTTATCTTCTGTATATCGCGGCTGGCCGCCGCATAAGAAGATTATATATCGTCGCGGCCTTTATTGCAATGTACTTGCATTGCAATAAAAATATAAAAGACGTGGCGATAATACAAAAAATAGTTGACAAAGGTAAAATACGCCGTGATTTATCACGAAATAGGGCAAAGGCAGGAAAACTGGGGAAAACCAGCAGTCGTCATGAAAACGGTATCTTTTTTATCAACAGGCAATGGCCGCGCCGCGCATGAGCGCCCTTTTTGCGGCTGCTGTAATCATATTTGCTGCGATGGACGATTTTAAATGTCACGGTGTCAGCAGATGCGATAATCCGCGGAGATAATTCCCTCTATCACTGAAATGAGGCACTTTGATTTACGAGGCATTCGTGATACACTAACCAGGCCCACAGCTGACAATATAACATTTGGCTCCGATAGTAAGTAAAAAAATTTTTCTGGAGGGGTAACAATGCAACTGGAACGGTATAACGGCCACATAGAAGAGGCTGACTTTCTCAACTTGCTGATGGTGGACATCGCTGGTAATATCCGCAGCGTATCTCTGCCTCACGGGTATGTCTCCGACAAGGTGCTTCGGGAGGGCATCGGCTTCGACGCCTCGAACTACGGCTACGCGAAGGTGAACAACTCGGACATGGTTGCGATCCCTGACATGTCCACCGCTTTCTTTGAGCTCCGCGACGATTACAAGACGCTGCATGTGCTCTGCGACGTCGTCTCGACGGAGCGCGAGACTTTCGACCAGTATCCGCGGAACGTCATCCGCAACGCGCAGAAGTTCCTGCGCGACAATAAGATCGCCGACACGGCGAAGGTGCTCGTCGAACTTGAGTACTATGTATTTGAGGAGGCGGAGTACGCGAGCGGCATCGAAGGGGCCTTCTATCGCGTTAAGTCCTCCGAAGGGCTTGGCGAAGGCTACAATGACAAGCCGCGCGTCGGCTTGCACGGGGCTTACCACCGCATGCCGCCCGACGACAGCTACATGGATTTCCGCAACGAGACGGTGCATCTTATGGAGGTGCTCGGCATCCCCGTGAAGTACCATCATCACGAGGTGGCGGTCTCCCAGCTGGAGATAGAGCTCGACTTCATGGATATGGCGCATGCCGCGGACATGGTTTCGCTCGCGAAGTGGATAATCCGCCAGGTCGCTTCGGAGTGGGGGCTGTGCGTCACCTTTATGCCCAAGCCTCTCTACAAGATGCCGGGCAACGGGATGCACGTCCATCAGTTTCTTGAAAAGGATGGAAAGTCGATATTCCCCGGCGACGTGCTCTTCAGCCTTTCACAGGAGGGACTCGCCTACATCGCGGGCATGCTTTCACACAGCCTTACAGGCAGTCTGCTTGCCTTCGCCTGCCCCAGTACGAACAGCTACCGCCGCCTCGTTCAGGGTTACGAAGCGCCGGTCTCCGCTACCTTTGCGAAGGGCTCGCGCGCGGCCGCGGTACGTATTCCCGGATATGTGAAAAAAGAGGAGACGTGCGTTGAATACCGTACCGGCGACGCCTCGTGCAACCTCTACTTCTTCCTCGCGGCGATGGTGCTCGCGGGCGCGGACGGCATAATCAGGAAGATGGACCCCGTGGCGCTCGGCTACCAGAGCCAGGACGCGAAAGAGGAGCTTACCTTCCCGCTCAACCTCAACGCCGTGCTTGACGGTGTGGAAAAAGACAAAGAATACCTCGCTCCCGCCTTCCCGGAGAAGCTCATCGAACTCTGGACGAAGGCCAAGCGCGCAGAGGCGGAGTACATCTATAACGCGCCGACGCCGCAGGAATATGAGCTCTACTTTTAATTAAAAATAGATAAAAAGATAAAGAAAGCGCCTCCCCTTGAAAAAGGGAGGCGCTTTCGCTTTCTTGTGTATTGTGCCTTGCGAAGAATCTAGCGGCAGACTCCAACGGCGGCGACGAAGTCCTTCTCGGACATCGCGGCGCTCTCCGACATAAAGAGCACCTTGCCGTCGATCGGCGCAAGGACCTTTTCCGTGGGTGTGCCGAAATAGTCGGTGAGCAGCCCGATCATCTGACCGCGCTTGACCATATCTCCCACGCTTACCCTCCGGTAGTGAATGCCGCGGCTTTTGGCGTACACCATCTCCATATTTTCAAATATCTGCGGCCTGCCCACCGGCTGAACGTTGCCGCGCAGGGTGCCGAAGCGGCGCAGGACATTTTTTATCCCTTCGGTATGGGTATTTACGCTGTCGGCTGACGCGATCCCCAGGCCTCCGGTCTGGAATAGGGCGGAGGGGATGCCGATGTTCTCGTAGACGCTGGCGTAGCAGGTGCCCTTATCGGACCAGCGCCCCTCCGTCTCCGTTATCATGATATTTGGCAGCCCGTAATAATAGGCCATCTCATGTGAACGGTCGTTGAGCTCTCCTTTTCTGCCGCGGTGATATATCGCGAACGGCGCGGATCTCTCCAGCACCTCGCCGCAATGGAGGTCCATATGATAGTCGGCCCCCTTTATTTCGTCGAATATCTTCGCCGCCAGCACGCCGTTATAGCTCCCCTTGGCCTTGCCCGGAAAGCTGCGGTTAAGATTGTTCTTGTCCAGCGGTGAAAATGATACGTTGCGTGATTCAAAGGCGGCGGTGTCACAGACGGTGATGATCTTTACGCTGCCCTTGATATCCGCCGGCGACAGCTCGCGGAACAGCTTTATCGCCGCCAGCACGCCGCAGTATTCGCCGCCGTGTATCCCCGCGGTGACTACCGCGTCGGGTCCCTCGACGTCGCCGATCACAAGAGCGACGGGAAGCTCAATCTTTCTGCCGTCCTCTGTCTGGAATTGGAATAACTCTGTCTTTTTTCCTCCCATTTCAACTTCCCTCTTTTTCAATATATTTTTTACCGAACTTGGAAAATATCAGTCCCCTGTGATATTTCCAATAGCTTTCGCAATTTTTTCTATTATTCTATTATCAGATAACTGACAAGAATAAAATTATAAAAAAGAGATAAAAAGGAGCCGGTAAATACAGCCCTCTTTATCCTGCTATCTACTTAATTCTCAGTCTGCACGGTGATACCAAGCAATACTTTAAAGCGGTGACTTTACAATGCCAAAATTATATGCACATACACTCCAATACCCATTATACCTCAAATACGAAAATTTCTACGCTAAAAACAGTTGTCCGCAAGTTCGCTCGGCGCTGTATCTTCTATCAAATCACAGCGGAAGCGCTGCAAAGCAAAAGGCGCGTCTCCTCGTCGCTTGGGTTTTCCCAATGATGCGCCACGACGGCGTCATAATAGAGGAAATCACCCTCGTTCATCTCGTAGAGAAGGTCAAGGCCGTAAACGAAGCAGACCCTTCCCTTCAGTACATAAAAAAACTCATCGCCAGTGTGTGACCGCTTATCTCCCGTCATCATCTTTGGCGGAATAGTCAGTATCACCGGCTGCATCCTAAACCTCTGATCCTGGACCAGATAACGGGCGGTGACATTTTCCTCGCCGCGGGCCAACACACGAACAACATACCCCTCTCCGCACATAACGGGTGTGGGCGGCGGGACCTCCGTTGTCAGGGTCAGCGCCGAGACCGGTACATGAAAGGCCTCCGCGAGTTTTTGCAGACTTTCGATACTGGGGTTTGATTTATTGTTCTCCAGCTTTGAAAGCTGCGCTACGGAAATCTCACAAAGGTCGGAGAGTTCCGTTAGTGTCCATCCGCTCTTTTTCCGATGGCTCTTTATTGTTTCGCCAAGCCTCAAGGTATAATCCCCCTATTTTCCGTTGACAAAAATTTTTCATCT
This genomic window from Cloacibacillus sp. contains:
- a CDS encoding XRE family transcriptional regulator, yielding MRLGETIKSHRKKSGWTLTELSDLCEISVAQLSKLENNKSNPSIESLQKLAEAFHVPVSALTLTTEVPPPTPVMCGEGYVVRVLARGEENVTARYLVQDQRFRMQPVILTIPPKMMTGDKRSHTGDEFFYVLKGRVCFVYGLDLLYEMNEGDFLYYDAVVAHHWENPSDEETRLLLCSASAVI
- a CDS encoding M14 family metallopeptidase; protein product: MGGKKTELFQFQTEDGRKIELPVALVIGDVEGPDAVVTAGIHGGEYCGVLAAIKLFRELSPADIKGSVKIITVCDTAAFESRNVSFSPLDKNNLNRSFPGKAKGSYNGVLAAKIFDEIKGADYHMDLHCGEVLERSAPFAIYHRGRKGELNDRSHEMAYYYGLPNIMITETEGRWSDKGTCYASVYENIGIPSALFQTGGLGIASADSVNTHTEGIKNVLRRFGTLRGNVQPVGRPQIFENMEMVYAKSRGIHYRRVSVGDMVKRGQMIGLLTDYFGTPTEKVLAPIDGKVLFMSESAAMSEKDFVAAVGVCR
- the modA gene encoding molybdate ABC transporter substrate-binding protein — its product is MKKLSFLALVCAVILTAAPVFAATELSVFAAASMMESMNQIAQMYQKADPNVKIVYNFDSSGTLKTQIEQGAECDIFISAGQKQMNAINDKFVMPGTRFNIVANKVVLIVPKGKNATGINNFSDVVTDKVKLIALGNSDVPVGQYSEEIFKNMGLWDKLKSENKITFASNVKEVLAQTAAAAVSCGVVYSTDAATSDAVEVVASAPKDTHKPIVYPAAIMKDSKNKAAAEAFVKFLKSDACANVFKKIGFAIPEK
- a CDS encoding glutamine synthetase beta-grasp domain-containing protein, with product MQLERYNGHIEEADFLNLLMVDIAGNIRSVSLPHGYVSDKVLREGIGFDASNYGYAKVNNSDMVAIPDMSTAFFELRDDYKTLHVLCDVVSTERETFDQYPRNVIRNAQKFLRDNKIADTAKVLVELEYYVFEEAEYASGIEGAFYRVKSSEGLGEGYNDKPRVGLHGAYHRMPPDDSYMDFRNETVHLMEVLGIPVKYHHHEVAVSQLEIELDFMDMAHAADMVSLAKWIIRQVASEWGLCVTFMPKPLYKMPGNGMHVHQFLEKDGKSIFPGDVLFSLSQEGLAYIAGMLSHSLTGSLLAFACPSTNSYRRLVQGYEAPVSATFAKGSRAAAVRIPGYVKKEETCVEYRTGDASCNLYFFLAAMVLAGADGIIRKMDPVALGYQSQDAKEELTFPLNLNAVLDGVEKDKEYLAPAFPEKLIELWTKAKRAEAEYIYNAPTPQEYELYF
- the modB gene encoding molybdate ABC transporter permease subunit, with product MDWFPLYNSLRIAGISTFLTFFTGICAAYYISKTSKFTKGVLDCLLTLPMVLPPTVVGFFLLKTIGPLGPIGSVVMDLFGFRLTMTWYSAIFATAIVTFPLMYRTVRGAFDGFDHNLTYSAQTLGLSNTYIFWHIMVPNCKDGILAATVLAFARALGEYGATTMVTGYIPGRTATISTTVYQLWREGNDAAAYKWVMVNLVISFIVLVAVNMLENSYRQPKGRAVNHTLSEEFERK